CCGCTGGCCGGCAGCTCCGACGAGAAGGTCGTCGACGTCGGCATCCAGCGTACGCTCGAGGCGCTGAAGGGCCACGACGCCGACGTGATGCTGTGCAGCCACGACGGTGACTTCGCGCCGCAGCTGGGCGCACTGGACGACGGTCGGCGGCTCGGGCTCCTCGCGCTCCGCGAGTTCGTCAGCGGCCAGCTCACCGGGCTCGACATCCCCTTGTTCGACCTCGAGGACGACGTGGCCGCCTTCAACGCGCCCCTGCCGCGGGTCCGGATCATCCCGCTGTCCGACTTCGACCCCGAGCACTTCCTGCGCTGACCCACCGGAGGCACTCACCCCATGCGCTACGACAACCTGCTGGCCTCGGTCGGCGGCACCCCGCTGGTCGGGCTCCCGACGCTCTCGCCGAGTGCCGACGTCCGGCTGTGGGCCAAGCTCGAGGACCGCAACCCGACCGGCTCGATCAAGGACCGGGCCGCCCTGGCGATGATCGAGCACGCCGAGAAGGACGGGCTGCTCCGACCCGGCTGCACGATCCTCGAGCCGACCAGCGGCAACACCGGCATCTCCCTCGCGATGGTGGCCAAGCTGCGCGGCTACCGCCTGGTCTGCGTGATGCCGGAGAACACCTCGCAGGAGCGCCGTCAGCTGCTGGAGATGTGGGGTGCCGAGATCGTGTCGTCGCCCGCCGCCGGCGGGTCCAACGAGGCTGTCCGGGTCGCCAAGGGCATCGCCGCCGAGCACCCCGACTGGGTGATGCTCTACCAGTACGGCAACCCGGCGAACGCCCTGGCGCACTACGAGGGCACCGGCCCCGAGATCCTGGCCGACCTGCCCGAGGTCACCCACTTCGTCGGCGGCCTCGGCACCACCGGCACCCTGATGGGGGTCGGGCGGTTCTTCCGCGAGCACAAGCCGGGGGTCCGGATCGTCGCTGCCGAGCCGCGGTACGGCGAGCTGGTCTACGGCCTGCGCAACCTCGACGAGGGCTTCGTCCCGGAGCTCTACGACGACTCGCTGATCGACAGCCGCTTCTCGGTGGGCCCGCGGGACGCCGTACGCCGGGTGCGTGAGCTGCTCGAGGGAGAGGGCATCTTCGCCGGCATCTCGACCGGCGCCATCCTGCACGCGGCCCTCGCCCAGGCCGTCAGGTCGGTGAAGGCGGGGGAGCGGGCGGACATCGTGTTCATCGTCTGTGACGGGGGCTGGAAGTACCTCTCCACCGGTGCCTACGAAGGCACCATCGACGAGGCCGAGGACCGGCTCGAAGGGCAGCTCTGGGCCTGAGGGGCGGCTTCGCCGGATTCGGGTTACCCTGAGCCGACCGCCGAGCCCAGCCCACGTGGAGTGCCCGTGCCCGACCGCAACATCGTCGTCTTCAGCGGGTCCGCACACCGTCCCCTGGCCAAGGCCATCTGCCATGACCTCGAGGTCCCGCTCTCGTCGGTGGAGATGACGCGGTTCAGCAACGACTGCCTCCAGGCCCAGCTCCAGGCGAACTGCCGCCAGCGCGACGTCTTCATCGTCCAGCCGCTGGTGCCGCCCACGCAGGAGCACCTGATGGAGCTCCTGCTGATGATCGACGCCGCTCGCGGAGCCAGTGCCGGCTCGATCACCGCGGTGATCCCGTTCTACGCCTACGCGCGCTCGGACAAGAAGGATGCCTCGCGGATCTCGATCGGCGGCCGCCTCGTGGCCGACATGCTGGCCACCGCCGGTGTGCACCGCGTGATCACGATGACCCTGCACGCACCCCAGGTGCACGGGTTCTTCTCGGTGCCCGTCGACCAGCTCACCGCGCTCGGCATCCTCGCCGACCACTTCCTCGCCCAGGACCTCTCCGACGCGGTCGTGGTCTCGCCCGACTTCGGCAACGCCAAGACGGCCACCCAGTTCTCCCGGCTGCTCGGCCTCAACGTCGCGGCCGGCAACAAGCGCCGCCTGGCCGACGACCGGGTGGTGATCGACTCGATCGTGGGCGACGTGGTCGGCAAGCGAGCCATCGTGCTCGACGACGAGATCGCCACCGGTGGCTCGATCATCGAGCTCCTCGACCGGCTCGGTGACCAGGGCTGCACCGACGCCGCGATCGCCTGCACCCACGGGCTGTTCGTCGGCAAGGCCGTCGAGCGGCTGCGTGACCATCCGATGATCTCCGAGGTGGTCACCACCGACACGGTGCCGGCTCCCGCGAACTGGCCGGAGCTGAAGGTGCGCACCGTGGCCGGGCTCTTCGCCGAGGCGATCGCCCGGATCCATGCCGGCGAGTCGGTCAGCAGTCTGTTCGACGGCGTCGACCCCTCGCTCGGGCCGCCGCAGGCCAAGCTCTTCGAGTAAGCCCGGCTCGGGCTGCTCTCGACATCGCTCGACCACCGACCCGCCGGCTGGTCACCGATCCGCGTGACGTCGGTCGCGTCGGAGTGCGGGCCGGGGGTGGGACCACCTACCCTGTGCGTTTGTGTCCCCGTTGTCCCTCGATGCGCCGATCGGGATCTTCGACTCCGGCTTCGGCGGCCTGACGGTGGCCAGGTCGGTGATCGACCAGCTGCCCCACGAGTCCCTGGTCTACCTCGGTGACACCGCCCGGCAGCCCTACGGCCAGAAGCCGATCGGCGAGGTCCGCGAGTACGCCCTCGAATGCCTCGACCACCTGGTGGCCCAGGGCGTGAAGGCGCTGGTCATCGCCTGCAACTCCGCCAGCGCGGCGATGCTGCGTGATGCCCGCGAGCGCTACGACGTACCGGTGGTCGAGGTGATCCTGCCGGCGACGCGTCGGGCCGTGGCGGCGACCCGCAACGGCCGGATCGGCGTGATCTGCACCCGTGCCACCGCCGACTCGCTGGCCTACGACGACGCGTTCGCCGCTGCGCCCCAGATCGAGCTCACGACCCGCGCCTGCCCGCGTTTCGTGGAGTTCGTCGAGGCCGGGGTGACCGGTGGGCAGGAGCTGCTCGCCGCGGCGCACGACTACCTCGACCCGCTCGTCGCCGCCGAGGTCGACACGGTGATCCTCGGTTGCACCCACTACCCCCTGCTCACGGGTGTCATCTCCTACGTCGTGGGCGACGAGGTGACGCTGGTCAGCAGTGCCGAGGAGTGCGCCAAGGACGTCTACAAGATGCTGGTCGGCCGTGACCTGATGCGCGACGGCGGCGACCCGTCGTACCACTTCCTGACCACCGGCGCGCCCGAGGAGTTCGAGCACATCGGCCGCCGCTTCCTGGGGCCTGAGCTCGCGATGGCCGCCCAGTTCGCCGGGGGCCTGCGATGAGGCTGACCGTGATCGGCTGCTCGGGCTCCTTCGCCGGACCCGGCTCGGCAGCGAGCTGCTACCTGGTCGAGGCCGACGACGCCGACGGCCGCACCTGGCGGATCCTGCTCGACCTGGGCAGCGGCGCGCTGGGCGCCCTCCAGGAGTACGCCGACGCCGACGCGGTGGACGCCGTCTTCTTCAGCCACCTGCACCCGGACCACTGCCTGGACCTGTGCGGCTACTACGTGATGCGCAAGTACCACCCCGGTGGCGCCCTGCCTCCGATCCCGGTCTGGGGACCGGCCGGCGTGGCGGCGCGGATGACGCGCGCCTACGACCTGGCCAACGAGGACGACATGTCAGGCGAGTTCGACTTCCACGAGTACGCCGACGGGTCCGCGGAGATCACGCCGGTCGAGATCGGCCCCTTCCTGGTCGAGCCGGTGCGGGTCGCGCATCCGGTGCCGGCGTACGCCGTCCGGGTGACCGCGGAGGGTCGCACGCTCGCCTACACCGGCGACACCGGCCCCTGCGACGCGCTCGACCGGTTGGCCGGTGGAGCCGACCTGCTCCTGGCGGAGGCGTCGTTCCACCACGGGGAGGCCAACCCGCCCGACGTCCACCTGACCGGGCACCAGGCCGGCCAGGTCGCCGCGCGCAACGAGGTGCCTCGACTCGTGATCACCCACGTCCCGCCGTGGTACGACGTCGACGCGATGGTGGCCGAAGCGCGACTCACCTGCGACGGCGA
This genomic window from Nocardioides cynanchi contains:
- a CDS encoding NYN domain-containing protein, which translates into the protein MSDPRRTFLLVDGENIDATLGTSLFNRRPQPEERPRWERLTSFAEATWGQPAMGLFFLNASNGNMPLPFVQALLAMGYRPVPLAGSSDEKVVDVGIQRTLEALKGHDADVMLCSHDGDFAPQLGALDDGRRLGLLALREFVSGQLTGLDIPLFDLEDDVAAFNAPLPRVRIIPLSDFDPEHFLR
- a CDS encoding PLP-dependent cysteine synthase family protein; protein product: MRYDNLLASVGGTPLVGLPTLSPSADVRLWAKLEDRNPTGSIKDRAALAMIEHAEKDGLLRPGCTILEPTSGNTGISLAMVAKLRGYRLVCVMPENTSQERRQLLEMWGAEIVSSPAAGGSNEAVRVAKGIAAEHPDWVMLYQYGNPANALAHYEGTGPEILADLPEVTHFVGGLGTTGTLMGVGRFFREHKPGVRIVAAEPRYGELVYGLRNLDEGFVPELYDDSLIDSRFSVGPRDAVRRVRELLEGEGIFAGISTGAILHAALAQAVRSVKAGERADIVFIVCDGGWKYLSTGAYEGTIDEAEDRLEGQLWA
- a CDS encoding ribose-phosphate diphosphokinase → MPDRNIVVFSGSAHRPLAKAICHDLEVPLSSVEMTRFSNDCLQAQLQANCRQRDVFIVQPLVPPTQEHLMELLLMIDAARGASAGSITAVIPFYAYARSDKKDASRISIGGRLVADMLATAGVHRVITMTLHAPQVHGFFSVPVDQLTALGILADHFLAQDLSDAVVVSPDFGNAKTATQFSRLLGLNVAAGNKRRLADDRVVIDSIVGDVVGKRAIVLDDEIATGGSIIELLDRLGDQGCTDAAIACTHGLFVGKAVERLRDHPMISEVVTTDTVPAPANWPELKVRTVAGLFAEAIARIHAGESVSSLFDGVDPSLGPPQAKLFE
- the murI gene encoding glutamate racemase; protein product: MSPLSLDAPIGIFDSGFGGLTVARSVIDQLPHESLVYLGDTARQPYGQKPIGEVREYALECLDHLVAQGVKALVIACNSASAAMLRDARERYDVPVVEVILPATRRAVAATRNGRIGVICTRATADSLAYDDAFAAAPQIELTTRACPRFVEFVEAGVTGGQELLAAAHDYLDPLVAAEVDTVILGCTHYPLLTGVISYVVGDEVTLVSSAEECAKDVYKMLVGRDLMRDGGDPSYHFLTTGAPEEFEHIGRRFLGPELAMAAQFAGGLR
- a CDS encoding MBL fold metallo-hydrolase is translated as MRLTVIGCSGSFAGPGSAASCYLVEADDADGRTWRILLDLGSGALGALQEYADADAVDAVFFSHLHPDHCLDLCGYYVMRKYHPGGALPPIPVWGPAGVAARMTRAYDLANEDDMSGEFDFHEYADGSAEITPVEIGPFLVEPVRVAHPVPAYAVRVTAEGRTLAYTGDTGPCDALDRLAGGADLLLAEASFHHGEANPPDVHLTGHQAGQVAARNEVPRLVITHVPPWYDVDAMVAEARLTCDGEVVAAVPGASYSIS